A single genomic interval of Trachemys scripta elegans isolate TJP31775 chromosome 3, CAS_Tse_1.0, whole genome shotgun sequence harbors:
- the AKAP12 gene encoding A-kinase anchor protein 12 isoform X3, which translates to MLGTITITVGQREPANVTVKEELAENMEAMLPESTDKDHVEDGQKDVQEANEQLPSEEEKVEELEQPSESQSNDVGFKKVFKFVGFKFTVKKDKTEKSEPVQLLTVKKEEAEVAENGAGDHKEVKLEMVEEATESEVTHPAEKIEEEPKREERKDESLPEKVAESPSEEAEGNEEAEGKKEPSKSPESPTNGLVNETASPLRKFFTQGWAGFRKKTSFRKPKEDEQQTPEKEKEEREREVAEIPVEAREKEKTEKEKEEQEREVAEIQVEASLKEEVIIPSEQPLPQETVESVNKESEVSFEEKVDLPPEEKPKPVKECKISLEAKPEIHFEEKSELPAPTTMEIFGEKLEKSKGKSKEEPEPEPVAPMTTEVFDENIEKPEPKAPLATEIFDEKLETEEEVHVSTTVAKEVKTNEIEQMLSSASEQSVEGDGELQRIQPTEEQLKAKETVCIVVDDHIKQTESSPEDAAACKPPEGITTEVELLSSQERAKVQGSPLKKLFTGTGLKKLSGKKHKGKREETKPGEQVEQIQHLADSPESPEEQKAESSASSPEESTEPPSVEKAIDATRVTETEEGVISDVERKRECVTPWASFKKMVTPKKRVRRPSESDKEEEIDKAKSATLSSTESAVSENQEETKVNGEEQKLEKSTEEPKRKVDTSVSWEALICVGSSKKRARKSSSSDEEVGQRLAQEGQKIDEVGQSKETAPDTILTSSQESDQGQGSSSPEQAGSPSEGEGVSTWESFKRLVTPRRKSKTKMEERTEESVLVSSIEHSTSDGEPGKEETWVSFKKLIPGRRKKKSDGKPEQACVEEAGEEMTETNEEDSDVPAVVPLSEYEAAEQEKIEAQQATQTEAIREETLDEKRAEKLEDTLIIEQFNEGLVHAVTVTVVEGERAVTSIEERSPSWISATVTESIEQEKDDEKQTEQIFETEVVVEKTVVVSKTLPELRKDISDDTIVSELELTSEALTALEEATEVSCGEEATEVSLAEETTEMVSAVSQLTESPDTTEEVTPVQEIEGTEQNLEELNKQTQEILEEVVERVKLSDEVQMISERTVTGVIIQSVQKIGSEMKDEVTVLCKETELVEQSLKKEEPEEADIQHIESAGTVRGKNEADESVLQEVSEMSEKCAVMKEHIEEAKSLDRLADESQWQETEQAFIERHEETSEVERILEKCKLKEEECYSSVTITTKAEHEVKAEYVTVVKQQEISTGEAKVNLEVIIPGEITDEGAPEVDGSESETHEAKLELSQEFKQVVDMVPNLESKCMKVTVTEAPLQSETEDAMLSLESKRTEATAAQSPIQSQGTDIPVQSEREHAREALEPRCTEALVDEAPGQSGVTEVPEKKEVEDAVLILESECTEAVSSKAPMQSDVTEAAVQSGVEDAMLTLESKGTEATVQSEVTEATVQSEVEGIATEGLMQTEVTEAPVKKEVEDAVLILEAECTETVSSKAPMQSDVTEAAVQSGVEDAACIVEKECTEALATEAPRQTEVQDVVLLLESECTEAIAAEVTVQSEVTEEATVQNEVDDSRLTFKSKCTEITAMETAMKSEGTEIPMQSEMEDALLSLESKCPEAVVTGDAMQSGVTEAPVKREVEDAVFTLESERTEAVAAEAPMQNDVEDAPSNLESEYPGAVVNGAPLQSDIRPKELPVYGKGDEEEPMEAKQTLLLTVTSSNDNQQEETKFELMTEVEKDLFEPGKLELASGDKLYSTPVQQEILAMQLEDTGSPIPTIESSEAQKAYVPVTAAAVEEQIIAETVTSMETSAETLESLAAVPEKLFSELVQDITIAHSGVEAADSRSEETATLSVSEMTAAMVDGMTEEATSCTQPDLVHKDYMDDATQGKEQQKPECREEAGEKIVSQDKSPSLTHVEFVKDVQSVTIESQSTKIVLKIIQTVVEKLERTEEPAAVCMASESKQQIESTDGSQNGINTAEVQESVQAHQQLLVKGEKTTEGKEREFQQPSTVKHTIVTQSAEKQATLEQTEDVPLTSDMSKEGEIQDSGKTVAVPEDVSSESLGAQKSAIDMSVSEDLSKETRTDQPKLKEKEAGQTVATQEKYMVQQTHLERKEDKHSQPVEDMKRHTEEDVNNQEYASCGSPQSKSELTKS; encoded by the exons atgctggGGACCATAACGATTACAG ttggACAAAGAGAACCTGCGAATGTGACTGTAAAAGAAGAGCTAGCTGAAAATATGGAAGCCATGCTACCAGAATCAACCGATAAGGATCATGTGGAAGACGGACAGAAGGATGTTCAAGAAGCTAATGAACAGTTGccatcagaagaagaaaaagtagaAGAGCTAGAACAGCCCAGTGAATCTCAGTCTAATGATGTTGGatttaaaaaggtttttaaatttGTTGGTTTCAAGTTTACTGTTAAAAAAGATAAGACTGAAAAGTCTGAACCTGTTCAGCTACTGACTGTAAAAAAAGAGGAAGCAGAAGTGGCAGAAAATGGAGCTGGAGATCATAAAGAAGTCAAGCTGGAAATGGTGGAGGAAGCAACAGAAAGTGAAGTGACCCATCCTGCAGAAAAGATTGAAGAAGAACcaaagagagaggaaaggaaagatgAATCTCTTCCTGAAAAGGTAGCAGAAAGCCCAAGTGAGGAAGCTGAAGGAAATGAagaggcagaaggaaaaaaagaacctAGCAAGTCACCAGAGTCTCCAACAAATGGATTAGTTAATGAAACTGCATCACCACTAAGAAAATTCTTTACTCAGGGTTGGGCTGGGTTTAGGAAAAAGACAAGTTTTAGGAAGCCTAAAGAAGATGAGCAGCAGACTcctgagaaagaaaaggaagagcgAGAAAGGGAAGTGGCAGAGATCCCAGTAGAAGCACGTGAGAAGGAGAAaactgagaaagaaaaggaagagcaAGAAAGGGAAGTGGCAGAGATCCAAGTAGAAGCAAGTTTGAAGGAGGAAGTTATTATTCCTTCTGAACAGCCACTTCCACAAGAGACCGTTGAAAGTGTAAACAAGGAATCTGAAGTGTCCTTTGAAGAAAAAGTAGACCTACCCCCTgaagaaaaaccaaaaccagTGAAAGAATGTAAAATATCCTTAGAAGCAAAACCTGAAATACACTTTGAAGAGAAATCTGAACTACCAGCTCCCACGACCATGGAAATATTTGgtgaaaaattagaaaaatctAAAGGCAAATCTAAAGAAGAACCTGAACCTGAACCTGTAGCTCCAATGACAACAGAAGTGTTTGATGAAAAcattgagaaacctgaaccaaAAGCTCCACTGGCAACTGAAATCTTTGATGAAAAGTTAGAGACAGAGGAAGAAGTTCATGTTAGCACTACAGTGGCGAAAGAGGTTAAAACAAATGAGATAGAACAAATGCTCTCCTCAGCTTCTGAACAATCAGTTGAAGGAGATGGTGAGCTACAAAGAATTCAACCCACTGAGGAACAACTAAAGGCCAAAGAAACAGTATGCATAGTAGTAGATGACCACATCAAGCAaacagaatcaagccctgaaGATGCAGCAGCATGTAAGCCTCCAGAAGGCATCACGACTGAGGTTGAACTGTTGTCATCACAAGAGCGAGCCAAAGTGCAAGGCAGCCCCTTAAAGAAACTTTTTACAGGAACTGGCTTAAAGAAGCTTTCTGGAAAGAAGCataaaggaaagagagaagaaacTAAGCCAGGGGAACAAGTAGAACAAATTCAACATTTAGCTGATTCCCCAGAAAGTCCAGAAGAACAGAAGGCAGAGAGCTCTGCCTCTTCACCTGAAGAATCAACAGAGCCTCCTTCTGTGGAGAAAGCCATAGATGCAACACGTGTCACTGAAACCGAAGAAGGAGTAATTTCAGATGTAGAGAGGAAAAGAGAGTGTGTAACTCCTTGGGCATCGTTTAAAAAGATGGTGACTCCCAAGAAACGTGTCAGAAGGCCTTCTGAAAGTGACAAAGAAGAGGAAATTGATAAGGCAAAGAGTGCTACCTTGTCTTCTACTGAAAGTgcagtctctgaaaatcaggaagaAACTAAAGTAAATGGTGAGGAGCAGAAGCTAGAAAAAAGCACAGAAGAGCCAAAACGAAAGGTTGATACTTCTGTATCATGGGAAGCCTTAATTTGTGTAGGTTCCTCTAAGAAAAGAGCTAGGAAATCCTCCTCTTCTGATGAGGAAGTAGGACAGAGGCTTGCTCAAGAAGGCCAAAAAATAGATGAAGTTGGCCAAAGCAAAGAAACTGCACCAGACACGATCCTAACTAGTTCCCAAGAAAGTGATCAAGGACAAGGAAGTTCCTCACCAGAACAAGCTGGAAGTCCATCTGAAGGAGAGGGTGTTTCAACCTGGGAATCATTTAAAAGATTAGTCACTCCAAGAAGAAAATCCAAAACCAAAATGGAAGAGAGAACTGAAGAATCTGTGTTAGTTTCCAGCATAGAACATTCTACTTCAGATGGTGAACCTGGAAAAGAAGAAACAtgggtttcatttaaaaaattaatacctGGTCGTCGGAAGAAAAAGTCAGATGGGAAGCCAGAACAAGCTTGTGTTGAGGAAGCTGGAGAAGAGATGACAGAAACCAATGAAGAAGATTCTGATGTTCCAGCTGTTGTTCCTTTATCTGAGTATGAAGCAGCTGAACAAGAGAAAATTGAGGCCCAACAAGCAACACAAACTGAGGCAATAAGGGAAGAAACTTTAGATGAAAAGAGAGCTGAAAAATTAGAAGATACCTTAATTATTGAGCAATTTAATGAAGGACTGGTTCATGCAGTTACTGTGACTGTTGTAGAGGGGGAGAGAGCAGTTACCAGTATTGAAGAAAGGTCACCATCTTGGATATCTGCTACTGTGACAGAGTCCATTGAACAGGAAAAAGATGATGAAAAACAAACTGAGCAGATATTTGAAACTGAAGTTGTTGTAGAAAAGACAGTGGTGGTTTCTAAAACTTTGCCAGAGTTGAGAAAGGACATTAGTGATGATACTATAGTAAGTGAGCTGGAGTTAACCTCAGAAGCATTGACAGCACTGGAAGAGGCAACAGAAGTTTCCTGTGGTGAAGAAGCAACAGAAGTGTCCCTTGCAGAGGAGACGACTGAGATGGTTTCTGCAGTGTCACAGTTAACTGAATCCCCAGATACTACAGAAGAAGTTACACCTGTGCAGGAGATAGAAGGGACTGAGCAAAATTTAGAagaattaaataaacaaacacaggaAATTCTTGAGGAAGTTGTAGAAAGAGTGAAGCTATCAGATGAAGTACAGATGATTAGTGAAAGAACTGTGACTGGAGTCATAATTCAGTCAGTGCAGAAAATTGGATCTGAAATGAAAGATGAAGTTACAGTCCTATGCAAAGAAACTGAGTTGGTTGAACAGTCCTTAAAGAAAGAAGAACCTGAAGAGGCTGACATTCAACACATAGAAAGTGCAGGAACGGTTCGAGGCAAAAATGAAGCTGACGAAAGCGTTCTACAGGAAGTATCAGAGATGAGTGAAAAGTGTGCAGTGATGAAGGAACACATAGAAGAAGCTAAAAGTCTGGATAGAttggcagatgaaagtcaatggcaagaaACTGAACAAGCATTTATAGAAAGACATGAAGAAACGTCTGAAGTAGAAAGGATTCTAGAGAAATGTAAATTGAAAGAGGAGGAATGTTACAGTAGTGTCACAATAACTACCAAGGCAGAGCATGAAGTGAAAGCTGAGTATGTTACAGTAGTAAAACAACAAGAAATTTCAACTGGAGAGGCCAAAGTGAATTTAGAAGTAATAATTCCAGGTGAAATCACAGATGAAGGTGCTCCAGAAGTGGATGGATCTGAAAGTGAAACACATGAAGCAAAGCTTGAGCTGTCCCAGGAATTTAAGCAAGTGGTGGACATGGTGCCTAACTTAGAATCAAAATGCATGAAAGTAACTGTAACAGAAGCCCCTTTGCAGAGTGAGACAGAAGATGCCATGCTCTCTTTGGAATCAAAACGTACAGAAGCAACTGCAGCTCAGTCCCCCATACAGAGTCAGGGGACTGACATCCCAGTGCAGAGTGAAAGGGAACATGCCAGGGAGGCCTTAGAACCAAGATGTACAGAAGCACTTGTAGATGAGGCCCCTGGGCAGAGTGGGGTAACTGAGGTTCCTGAGAAGAAAGAGGTGGAAGATGCCGTGCTTATTTTAGAATCAGAATGCACTGAAGCAGTTTCATCTAAGGCTCCAATGCAGAGTGATGTGACTGAGGCCGCTGTGCAGAGTGGGGTGGAAGATGCTATGCTTACCTTGGAATCAAAGGGCACTGAGGCCACCGTGCAGAGTGAGGTGACTGAGGCCACCGTGCAGAGTGAGGTGGAAGGAATTGCTACTGAGGGGTTGATGCAGACTGAGGTAACTGAGGCTCCTGTGAAGAAAGAGGTGGAAGATGCCGTGCTTATCTTAGAAGCAGAATGCACTGAAACAGTTTCATCTAAGGCTCCAATGCAGAGTGATGTGACTGAGGCCGCTGTGCAGAGTGGGGTGGAAGATGCTGCGTGTATTGTGGAAAAAGAATGCACAGAAGCACTTGCAACTGAGGCTCCCAGGCAAACTGAGGTGCAAGATGTCGTGCTTCTCTTGGAATCGGAATGCACAGAAGCAATTGCTGCTGAGGTCACTGTGCAGAGTGAGGTAACTGAGGAGGCCACAGTGCAGAATGAGGTAGACGATTCCAGGCTTACCTTCAAATCAAAATGCACAGAAATCACTGCAATGGAGACCGCCATGAAGAGTGAGGGAACTGAGATCCCTATGCAAAGTGAGATGGAAGATGCCCTGCTTTCCTTAGAATCAAAATGTCCAGAGGCAGTTGTAACTGGGGACGCCATGCAGAGTGGGGTAACTGAGGCACCTGTGAAGAGAGAGGTAGAAGATGCTGTGTTTACCTTAGAATCAGAACGCACTGAAGCGGTTGCAGCTGAGGCTCCCATGCAGAATGATGTAGAAGATGCGCCATCTAACTTAGAATCAGAATACCCGGGGGCAGTTGTAAATGGGGCCCCTCTACAGAGTGACATACGTCCTAAAGAACTGCCTGTGTATGGAAAGGGAGATGAAGAGGAGCCCATGGAAGCAAAACAAACACTTCTATTGACTGTGACAAGTTCAAATGACAATCAGCAAGAGGAAACCAAGTTTGAGCTGATGACGGAAGTGGAAAAAGATTTGTTTGAACCTGGAAAATTGGAACTTGCAAGCGGTGATAAACTTTATTCAACTCCAGTGCAGCAAGAGATTTTAGCTATGCAGCTGGAAGATACTGGCTCACCCATTCCTACTATTGAAAGCTCTGAGGCTCAAAAAGCATATGTGCCTGTAACAGCTGCAGCAGTTGAAGAACAAATCATTGCAGAAACTGTAACATCTATGGAAACCTCAGCTGAAACTTTAGAGTCTTTAGCAGCAGTGCCTGAAAAACTATTTTCTGAACTAGTCCAAGATATTACCATTGCTCATTCAGGAGTTGAGGCTGCAGACAGTAGGAGTGAAGAAACTGCAACACTGTCAGTATCAGAGATGACCGCTGCAATGGTGGATGGAATGACTGAGGAAGCAACAAGCTGTACACAACCTGATTTGGTCCACAAAGATTACATGGATGACGCAACCCAGGGGAAGGAGCAACAGAAGCCAGAGTGTAGGGAAGaagctggggaaaaaatagtttctcAAGATAAAAGCCCATCTCTAACCCACGTAGAATTCGTAAAAGATGTTCAGTCTGTCACTATAGAATCTCAGAGTACAAAAATTGTATTAAAGATCATTCAGACTGTCGTTGAAAAACTTGAAAGAACAGAAGAGCCAGCTGCTGTGTGCATGGCATCTGAATCAAAGCAGCAGATTGAATCAACAGATGGAAGTCAAAATGGTATAAATACAGCTGAAGTTCAGGAAAGCGTACAGGCTCATCAGCAGCTTCTTGTAAAAGGTGAAAAGACAACAGAGGGTAAAGAACGAGAGTTCCAGCAACCAAGTACAGTCAAACATACTATTGTAACTCAGTCTGCAGAGAAACAAGCTACTCTAGAACAAACAGAAGATGTGCCATTAACTTCTGATATGTCAAAAGAGGGAGAAATTCAGGATTCAGGAAAGACTGTAGCTGTCCCTGAAGATGTTTCAAGTGAAAGTTTAGGGGCTCAAAAATCAGCGATAGATATGAGTGTTTCAGAAGACTTATCCAAAGAGACAAGAACAGACCAACCAAAGCTAAAGGAAAAAGAAGCGGGGCAGACTGTGGCCACCCAAGAGAAGTATATGGTTCAGCAAACACACCTAGAAAGGAAGGAAGACAAACATAGCCAACCAGTGGAAGACATGAAGAGACACACAGAGGAAGATGTAAATAATCAAGAATATGCATCTTGTGGGAGTCCACAATCAAAGTCAGAGCTCACCAAATCTTGA